In Castanea sativa cultivar Marrone di Chiusa Pesio chromosome 6, ASM4071231v1, a single window of DNA contains:
- the LOC142641122 gene encoding synaptotagmin-3, protein MGFLSTFLGIIGFGIGIPLGLLIGFFFFIYPEAKDVKEPVIRPLYELDTSALQDLLPEIPLWVKNPDYDRVDWFNKFISDMWPYLDKAICSAIRSMAQPIFEEYIGKFQIKAIEFKNLSLGTLPPAIFGLKVYETNEKELVMEPAIRWAGNPNIVLGLKLFSLQITVQLVDLQIFAAPRITLKPLVPTFPCFANIVVSLLEKPHVDFGMKILGGDIMSIPGLYRFVQETIKKQIASLYLWPQTLEIPILDEATVGERKPVGILHVKVVRAHKLLKMDIFGTSDPYVKLSLTGEKLPAKKTTIKMNNLNPEWNEKFKFIVTDPNTQVLHLDVYDWDKVGGHDKLGMQLVPLKLLTPNEAKEFKLELLKSSSISESQNQKKRGQLEVELNFVPFKEESSKIGEPVDRFGREESGNNRASHNEKVSGAGLLSVIIQGAEDVEGERHNNPYAFVLFRGEHKKTKMIKRTRDPTWNEEFQFMLEEPPLDDKIYIEVMSKRTRISFRSKESLGFVEINLIDVVNNGRINQKYNLINSKNGVIHVEIQWTKI, encoded by the exons ATGGGATTTCTCAGCACTTTCTTGGGGATCATTGGTTTTGGAATTGGAATCCCTTTAGGCCTCTTGATcgggttcttcttcttcatttaccCTGAAGCAAAAGATGTAAAG GAACCAGTAATTAGACCACTTTATGAGTTAGATACAAGTGCCTTGCAAGATCTTCTTCCTGAAATTCCACTGTGGGTGAAGAACCCTGATTATGATCGA GTAGATTGGTTTAACAAGTTTATCTCCGATATGTGGCCTTACCTTGATAAG GCAATTTGTAGTGCAATTAGAAGCATGGCACAACCTATATTTGAGGAGTACATTGGGAAATTTCAGATTAAAGCGATTGAGTTTAAGAATCTTAGTCTTGGAACTCTTCCTCCTGCAATATTTG GTCTTAAAGTCTATGAGACTAATGAGAAGGAACTGGTCATGGAACCAGCAATTAGATGGGCCGGCAATCCCAATATAGTTTTGgggttgaaattattttctctaCAAATTACAGTTCAG TTGGTGGATTTACAAATATTTGCTGCACCACGGATAACCTTGAAACCTCTTGTACCTACATTTCCATGTTTTGCGAACATAGTGGTTTCTTTGTTGGAGAAG CCACATGTAGATTTTGGAATGAAGATATTGGGAGGGGACATTATGTCCATACCTGGTCTCTATAGATTTGTTCAG GAGACTATTAAGAAACAAATTGCAAGCCTCTACCTCTGGCCCCAAACTCTTGAAATTCCTATTCTTGACGAAGCAAC AGTTGGAGAAAGGAAGCCTGTGGGGATCCTACATGTGAAAGTTGTGCGAGCACATAAACTCCTGAAGATGGACATCTTTGGAACATCTGATCCTTATGTCAAACTAAGCCTGACTGGAGAGAAGCTTCCTGCAAAAAAAACCACTATCAAGATGAATAACTTGAATCCTGAGTGGAATGAGAAGTTCAAGTTTATCGTGACAGACCCTAACACTCAAGTTCTTCATTTAGACGTCTACGACTGGGACAAG GTTGGTGGACATGACAAGCTGGGAATGCAGTTAGTTCCACTGAAGCTCCTTACACCCAATGAGGCAAAAGAATTTAAGCTTGAATTGCTAAAGAGCTCAAGCATTAGCGAATCtcaaaaccaaaagaagaggGGCCAACTTGAGGTGGAGCTgaattttgttccttttaaaGAAGAAAGTTCCAAGATTGGTGAGCCAGTGGATAGATTTGGGAGAGAGGAAAGTGGAAACAATAGAGCATCCCACAATGAGAAAGTGAGTGGTGCAGGCTTGCTCTCAGTTATCATTCAAGGAGCTGAGGATGTAGAGGGGGAGCGCCATAATAATCCTTATGCCTTTGTTCTCTTTAGAGGAGAACATAAGAAAACAAAG ATGATAAAGAGAACTCGAGACCCTACTTGGAATGAAGAATTTCAGTTTATGCTTGAGGAACCTCCTCTAGATGATAAGATTTATATTGAGGTTATGAGCAAGAGAACACGTATTAGTTTTCGATCAAAG GAATCATTAGGATTTGTAGAGATTAATCTTATCGATGTTGTGAACAATGGGCGTATTAATCAAAAGTACAATCTAATCAATTCGAAGAATGGAGTGATACATGTTGAGATACAGTGgacaaaaatttga